The DNA region TATGCAGGTGTTAGACCTGCATAAAACAAATCACCTTCTAAATAAATCTGTCCATCAGTGATGGAAATAACATTTGTTGGTATATACGCCGAAACATCTCCTGCTTGGGTTTCTATAATAGGTAGTGCAGTTAAAGAACCACCACCATGATCACTATTAAATTTAGCAGCCCTTTCTAAAAGCCTAGAATGTAAGTAAAAAACATCCCCTGGATATGCCTCCCTACCTGGTGGTCTTCTAAGTAGCAGAGAAAGTTGCCTATAAGCTGTTGCGTGCTTAGAAAGATCATCATAAATAACTAGTGCATGTCCACCTTTATCTCTAAAGTATTCAGCCATCGTACACCCTGCATAGGGAGCTAGATATTGTAATGGGGCAGGCTCATTTGCACAGGCAGAAACAATAATTGTATAATCCATAGCACCATATTTTTCAAGGGTATCAACAACCCTTGCAACTGTTGAGTTTTTCTGGCCAATTGCAACATAGACGCAGTAAACATCTGTATTTTTTTGATTAATAATTGTATCAAGCGCAATAGCAGTCTTCCCAGTTTGCCTATCACCAATAATTAATTCTCTCTGACCCCTACCAATAGGGATCATTGAATCAATAGCCTTTAAACCAGTTTGCAACGGTTCATTAACAGGTCTTCTTTGAACAATACCAGGTGCTATTTTTTCTATAACATCAAATTTCTCACCCTTAATCTGACCTTTACCATCAACTGGTTGTCCTAAAGGATTAACCACTCTACCTAATAAAGATTCGCCAACAGGAACAGAGGCTATACGATTAGTACGCTTTATAACATCTCCCTCTTTAATATCTTCATAATCCCCTGCCACAACTACACCAACCGAATCCTCTTCGACATTCATCACTATACCATATCTATCTTTTTTAACCTCTACCAACTCCCCTGCCATAACATTATTTAGACCATAAATACGTGCAATACCATCTCCAGAACTAATAACATAGCCTACCTCATTAATCTCAGATACTTTTTCAAAATCCTCAATGTTTTCTTTTATAATCTTACTAATCTCGTCAGCTTTTAACTGCATTAAACAACTCCT from Deferribacterota bacterium includes:
- the atpA gene encoding F0F1 ATP synthase subunit alpha, with the protein product MQLKADEISKIIKENIEDFEKVSEINEVGYVISSGDGIARIYGLNNVMAGELVEVKKDRYGIVMNVEEDSVGVVVAGDYEDIKEGDVIKRTNRIASVPVGESLLGRVVNPLGQPVDGKGQIKGEKFDVIEKIAPGIVQRRPVNEPLQTGLKAIDSMIPIGRGQRELIIGDRQTGKTAIALDTIINQKNTDVYCVYVAIGQKNSTVARVVDTLEKYGAMDYTIIVSACANEPAPLQYLAPYAGCTMAEYFRDKGGHALVIYDDLSKHATAYRQLSLLLRRPPGREAYPGDVFYLHSRLLERAAKFNSDHGGGSLTALPIIETQAGDVSAYIPTNVISITDGQIYLEGDLFYAGLTPA